In Thermanaerothrix sp., the genomic window CCCAGGGCAGGTGGGGCAAGACAAGAATCAAGGGCTCAACCGAAAAACTCGGCTGAGCCCTTGATTTCGGCTGGCGATTTAAGCGCGGTTACTCGGACACCTCGAACATGTCCTTCCCAACCCCGCACACCGGGCAGACCCAGTCGTCGGGGATCTCCTCAAAGGGGGTTCCAGGGGCGATGCCGGAGTCGGGATCCCCGTTGGCGGGATCGTAAACGTAGCCGCACACGGTGCATACGTACTTCTTCATGCTTCATACCTCCCCACAGAGGGTTTATGTGTGTAGTCCATTA contains:
- a CDS encoding rubredoxin, encoding MKKYVCTVCGYVYDPANGDPDSGIAPGTPFEEIPDDWVCPVCGVGKDMFEVSE